A window of Octopus sinensis linkage group LG29, ASM634580v1, whole genome shotgun sequence contains these coding sequences:
- the LOC115225995 gene encoding uncharacterized protein LOC115225995 yields MKCKQANDLAQQFNLCSADERKIFFEVPIIAEMDMLSHCTQLIQKVTRKKIFVLEECIAIEPFLKGSFQKFSSTYSSYYTCNGGGDGADITAPTANYNGTGYGKHTKGKSTNTTNTYANNLAFVEAFSHYTYWYTKGRMVVDDLQGVIQDTNHFRLTDPSIHSVKLSYGPTDSGQNGITAFLSKHRCNKICANWFLNQQH; encoded by the coding sequence ATGAAATGCAAGCAGGCGAACGATTTGGCCCAACAGTTTAACCTGTGCTCAGCTGACGAACGTAAGATCTTTTTTGAGGTGCCCATCATTGCTGAAATGGATATGCTGTCGCACTGCACCCAGCTGATACAGAAGGTGACCCGCAAGAAGATCTTCGTCCTTGAAGAATGCATTGCTATCGAACCGTTCCTAAAAGGAAGCTTCCAGAAATTTAGCAGTACTTACTCATCGTATTACACGTGTAATGGCGGGGGTGATGGTGCCGACATCACGGCACCAACAGCGAACTATAACGGCACCGGCTATGGAAAACACACGAAGGGCAAAAGTACTAACACAACCAACACATATGCAAACAATTTGGCTTTTGTCGAAGCTTTTTCGCATTACACCTACTGGTATACAAAGGGTCGCATGGTGGTTGATGACCTACAGGGCGTCATACAGGACACGAATCATTTCCGGTTGACCGATCCATCGATACACTCGGTCAAGCTCTCATACGGACCAACAGACAGTGGTCAAAACGGCATCACGGCTTTCCTTTCTAAACACAGATGCAACAAGATTTGTGCCAATTGGTTTCTCAATCAACAACATTGA